In Dermochelys coriacea isolate rDerCor1 chromosome 16, rDerCor1.pri.v4, whole genome shotgun sequence, one genomic interval encodes:
- the CACFD1 gene encoding calcium channel flower homolog → MSSQEDQFQQTAPAPAASSADDGMSWWYKWLCRIAGVIGGVSCALAGLWNCVTINPLNIAAGVWMMLNAFILFLCEAPFCCQFIEFANAVSARADKLQPWQKAAFYCGMAVFPVILSLTLTTLLGNAIAFATGVLYGLSALGKKGDAISYARIQQQQKQVDEEKLTGTLEGQAL, encoded by the exons ATGAGCTCCCAGGAGGATCAGTTCCAAcaaacagcccctgccccagctgcctctTCAGCGGACGATGGCATGAGCTGGTGGTACAAGTGGCTGTGCAGGATCGCCGGTGTCATCGGGGGCGTGT CCTGCGCACTTGCTGGCCTTTGGAACTGCGTGACCATCAACCCCCTGAACATAGCGGCTGGGGTGTGGATGAT gTTAAATGCCTTTATCCTGTTTCTGTGCGAAGCTCCATTCTGCTGCCAGTTTATCGAATTTGCAAACGCAGTGTCTGCACGGGCAGATAAGCTGCAGCCCTGGCAAAAAGCTGCCTTCTACTGTGG GATGGCCGTGTTTCCAGTCATTCTCAGTCTGACGCTGACCACGTTACTGGGAAATGCTATTGCTTTTGCAACAGGAGTGCTGTATGGCTTGTCGGCGCTTGGCAAAAA aggggatgccatttccTATGCAAGAATCCAGCAACAGCAGAAGCAAGTGGATGAGGAGAAGCTAACGGGGACTCTCGAGGGGCAGGCACTGTAG